From Leptospira fainei serovar Hurstbridge str. BUT 6, the proteins below share one genomic window:
- a CDS encoding carboxymuconolactone decarboxylase family protein gives MMKRRINVYEKGGDAMKSLFDLGAYLAKSIVERSLLDLVNFRVSQINGCAYCLDMHSKDLRAVGETEQRLYMLDAWRETPFYSDRERAALAWAEAVTEIKETHVPDEVYEQTRKQFSEEELIDLTLSIITINSFNRINIAFRTPAGTYRVGQHAALIK, from the coding sequence ATGATGAAACGGAGAATTAATGTTTATGAGAAGGGTGGAGACGCAATGAAATCGCTATTCGATTTGGGCGCTTACTTGGCGAAATCGATAGTTGAGCGATCTCTCTTGGATTTAGTTAATTTTAGAGTTTCGCAGATCAACGGATGCGCCTATTGCCTTGATATGCATTCTAAGGACCTGCGTGCGGTAGGAGAAACGGAGCAGCGTCTCTATATGCTGGACGCCTGGCGGGAGACTCCTTTTTACTCGGATCGCGAACGCGCGGCGTTGGCTTGGGCGGAGGCAGTTACGGAAATCAAAGAAACTCATGTGCCTGACGAAGTTTATGAACAAACGAGAAAACAGTTCTCGGAAGAAGAACTGATTGATCTAACTTTGTCGATTATAACGATTAACAGTTTTAATCGAATTAACATCGCGTTTCGTACGCCGGCAGGAACATACCGAGTCGGTCAACACGCTGCGCTAATAAAATAG
- a CDS encoding DNA-3-methyladenine glycosylase 2 family protein, whose translation MKLLYNVTRMLDANICYQAMSAHDARFDGIFFVAVKSTMIYCRPVCRVKLPLQKNCSFYPSAAAAEVAGYRPCLRCRPELAPGYSPMEAVSRLASQALQMIDEGALNKGSIEDLADDFGVTSRHLRRVIKLKFGVSPIELAQTQRLLLAKRLLTDTSLRITDIAFTSGFSSLRRFNTLFKSRYRMVPGQFRKSYRPTTKNSDIINCDLSFRPPFDWNAITGFLHQRILSGVEAIQYGKYLRTASIEGATGIVSVSPIIGKNILRAQISSSLLPALIPILSSLRKLFDLNAEPISIAHHLGKLSVKNPGLRVPGSFDPFEVCIRAILGQQISVKAATTLAARYVRMFGLMIETGIVGLTYLTPSPERVADSSVKRIASLGLPAKRAETILAFSKAVVEKKVSLKPDTNFEKQIGELTSIPGIGDWTAQYIAMRVFGWPDSFPNTDLGIYKALGEKNPNKVLKLAETWRPWRSYAAIHLWKSLEE comes from the coding sequence ATGAAACTACTTTATAATGTTACTAGAATGTTAGATGCAAATATTTGCTATCAAGCTATGTCGGCTCACGATGCACGATTCGACGGAATTTTCTTCGTAGCAGTGAAAAGCACGATGATATACTGTCGCCCCGTTTGCCGGGTAAAGCTCCCGCTCCAAAAAAACTGTTCCTTTTACCCGAGCGCTGCAGCGGCCGAAGTCGCAGGATACCGCCCTTGTCTACGCTGCCGTCCGGAACTTGCACCGGGATATTCTCCGATGGAGGCCGTTAGCAGATTAGCCTCCCAGGCATTGCAAATGATTGACGAAGGGGCATTGAACAAAGGTTCAATCGAAGATCTTGCTGATGATTTTGGCGTCACGTCCCGCCATCTAAGGCGGGTGATAAAACTTAAATTCGGAGTATCTCCGATCGAACTAGCTCAGACGCAGAGATTGCTTCTCGCAAAGCGCCTATTAACCGATACGAGTCTTCGCATAACCGACATCGCGTTTACTAGCGGGTTTTCCAGTCTAAGAAGATTCAACACTCTTTTTAAGAGTCGGTATCGGATGGTACCGGGTCAGTTCCGAAAATCATATCGTCCTACGACAAAAAATTCCGATATCATCAATTGCGATCTTAGCTTTCGACCTCCTTTCGATTGGAATGCTATTACCGGCTTTCTGCACCAACGCATTCTATCCGGTGTCGAAGCGATTCAATATGGGAAGTATCTGAGAACGGCATCCATTGAAGGCGCCACCGGTATTGTTTCAGTTTCGCCGATTATCGGAAAAAATATTTTACGAGCCCAGATAAGCTCTTCACTACTTCCCGCTTTAATCCCTATACTTTCTAGTCTTCGCAAATTATTCGATCTGAATGCCGAACCGATTTCGATCGCACATCATTTAGGTAAATTGTCCGTAAAAAATCCCGGACTTCGCGTACCCGGTTCTTTTGATCCTTTCGAAGTGTGCATTAGAGCCATATTAGGTCAACAAATCAGCGTCAAAGCCGCGACAACTCTCGCCGCTCGCTACGTTAGAATGTTCGGCCTTATGATCGAGACGGGAATCGTCGGGTTAACGTATTTAACGCCTAGCCCTGAACGCGTAGCGGATTCCAGCGTCAAGAGAATCGCGAGCTTGGGGTTACCTGCAAAACGTGCGGAAACGATTCTCGCTTTTTCAAAAGCCGTTGTAGAAAAGAAAGTGAGCCTTAAACCGGATACGAACTTCGAAAAGCAAATCGGAGAGCTGACAAGTATTCCCGGGATCGGCGACTGGACTGCCCAGTACATCGCGATGCGAGTGTTCGGTTGGCCGGATTCGTTTCCAAATACTGATTTAGGGATTTATAAAGCGTTAGGTGAAAAGAATCCGAATAAAGTTTTAAAATTAGCGGAGACGTGGCGACCTTGGCGGTCCTACGCAGCCATACATTTATGGAAATCTTTGGAAGAATAA
- a CDS encoding sensor histidine kinase, whose translation MNEATAKRIFEYGFSRIFDEIEDYAVLILDRTGFIQTWNIGAEKLKGYSASEIIGKNFSIFYPEEEQEKGLPNELLELARRDGKARHEGWRIRKDGSKFFGNILITAIHDDDRDVVAFIKVTRDMTEARRAADILKRYNEELIAKNKEMEQFTYITSHDLQQPLNTIGSLLEILKKDFAKDFSEESGYFLKSIGGSVERMKVLIKSLLDYSRIGVKRKLEMADCDELVRSVIGDVLSPADKKNVELYISPLPSIRCYSLELRLLFQNLISNAIKYKKKSSKAIVRIDARKVDNGWEFSVQDNGIGIDSKYFDRIFSLFYRLHRDEEYEGIGIGLSHCAKIIELHKGRIWVESEPGVGSRFIFYIPEFIEI comes from the coding sequence ATGAATGAAGCTACTGCGAAGAGAATTTTTGAATACGGATTTTCCCGGATATTCGACGAAATCGAAGATTATGCCGTTTTAATATTGGACCGAACCGGATTTATTCAAACATGGAATATAGGGGCGGAGAAGCTGAAGGGATATTCGGCATCCGAAATTATCGGGAAAAATTTTAGTATTTTCTATCCGGAGGAAGAGCAGGAAAAAGGGCTGCCTAACGAGTTGTTGGAACTCGCCAGGAGGGATGGCAAGGCGCGTCACGAAGGCTGGAGAATCCGTAAAGACGGGTCGAAGTTTTTCGGAAATATTCTTATAACCGCGATTCACGATGACGATCGAGATGTAGTGGCATTCATTAAAGTTACTAGAGATATGACCGAAGCTCGTCGGGCGGCTGATATATTAAAAAGATATAACGAGGAATTGATAGCAAAAAACAAGGAGATGGAACAGTTCACTTACATTACTTCGCACGATCTTCAACAACCTTTGAATACGATCGGTAGCTTATTGGAGATTCTTAAAAAAGACTTTGCAAAGGATTTTTCGGAAGAGAGCGGATATTTCCTTAAATCCATCGGGGGATCGGTAGAGAGGATGAAAGTTCTGATCAAGTCTCTTCTCGATTATAGTCGAATCGGGGTTAAAAGGAAACTTGAAATGGCGGATTGCGACGAATTAGTGCGCTCCGTCATAGGAGACGTACTTTCTCCGGCTGATAAGAAAAATGTGGAGCTATATATCTCTCCGCTTCCTTCTATCCGTTGTTATTCGTTGGAGCTTAGACTCTTGTTTCAGAATCTGATCAGTAATGCGATCAAATACAAAAAAAAGTCATCGAAGGCAATCGTTAGGATCGATGCTCGAAAAGTCGATAACGGATGGGAATTTTCGGTTCAGGACAACGGCATCGGAATCGATAGTAAATACTTCGATAGAATCTTTTCATTATTTTACAGATTACATAGAGACGAGGAGTATGAAGGAATTGGAATAGGCTTATCCCATTGTGCGAAAATTATAGAATTGCACAAGGGTAGGATATGGGTTGAGTCGGAGCCCGGAGTCGGAAGCAGATTTATATTTTATATTCCGGAGTTTATTGAGATATGA
- a CDS encoding YciI family protein, translating into MKDFMLLFRQPSYDYSNASPQEMQALSKKWQDWVGGIAAQGKLANNGPRLSTEGKVLKSGGVITDGPFVEIRERLGSFIVVKADTLEDATTLAHGCPALDADGSVEIRPVL; encoded by the coding sequence ATGAAAGATTTTATGTTATTATTCAGACAGCCTAGCTATGATTACAGTAACGCTTCACCTCAGGAAATGCAGGCATTGTCCAAAAAATGGCAGGACTGGGTGGGAGGTATCGCAGCACAAGGAAAATTGGCGAATAACGGTCCCCGTCTTTCGACGGAAGGTAAGGTTCTCAAGTCAGGAGGTGTGATTACCGACGGTCCTTTCGTGGAAATCAGGGAGCGGTTAGGCAGCTTTATCGTCGTCAAAGCCGATACGCTAGAGGACGCTACTACCTTGGCTCACGGTTGCCCAGCGTTAGACGCCGATGGTAGCGTTGAAATTCGACCCGTCCTGTGA
- a CDS encoding response regulator, translated as MRKVAGLERILLIDDDEMANFIHQRAIKKLELDVQVDVAHDGVVALDILKSNRSPNLIFLDIRMPRMDGWEFLEEYRKLNSNEKERIIILMLTTSLNPDDQERSQKFEEISLYINKPLSPEKLETIIEQFFKNAV; from the coding sequence ATGAGAAAAGTTGCTGGCTTGGAAAGAATCCTACTGATTGACGACGATGAGATGGCGAATTTTATTCATCAGAGAGCCATTAAAAAGTTAGAGTTGGACGTTCAGGTCGATGTGGCCCATGATGGCGTGGTTGCTCTTGATATTTTGAAATCTAATCGAAGCCCGAATTTGATTTTCTTGGATATCCGAATGCCTAGAATGGACGGCTGGGAATTTTTAGAAGAATATCGGAAGTTGAATTCGAACGAAAAGGAAAGGATCATCATTCTGATGCTTACGACTTCGTTGAATCCGGACGATCAGGAACGTTCTCAAAAATTTGAGGAGATCTCCTTATATATCAATAAACCTTTATCTCCGGAAAAGTTGGAGACGATCATCGAGCAATTTTTCAAAAACGCGGTTTAG
- a CDS encoding RNA polymerase sigma factor produces the protein METESESLKQLFQQEFSKMVAVISKRFGLQHIELAEDIVSETFLLASETWGSKGVPANPTAWLYVVAKRKALHHFRRNKIFERKIIPELTLKQERNPEITDLNFSEQNIKDSQLQMLFAICNPAIASEAQIGLALRILCGFGIDEIAEAFLSNKETINKRLFRAKEKLRIEKVKMEFPPESEIVDRLDNVLHIIYLLFNEGYYSKTQNRILRNDFCLEALRLGVMLSEYGRTNRPKTNALLALMCFHASRFGARQTDENSLILYELQDEGLWDRALINQGIHFLNISVQGDEISSYHLEAKIAYWHCMKEDTKEKWEDILQLYNQLLMVNYSPSVALNRTFALYKANGRKEALIEAEKLKLENNHFYFILLGELYKNVDDRKAKLNFQKAYSLAKTQTEKQGIQKKINDFG, from the coding sequence ATGGAAACGGAATCCGAATCATTAAAGCAATTGTTCCAGCAGGAATTTTCCAAAATGGTTGCCGTTATCAGCAAGCGTTTCGGACTGCAACACATAGAATTAGCCGAAGATATCGTAAGCGAAACATTCCTGTTGGCTTCGGAAACTTGGGGAAGTAAAGGAGTTCCCGCGAATCCTACGGCATGGCTTTACGTCGTAGCAAAACGGAAAGCTCTTCATCATTTCAGAAGAAATAAGATTTTCGAAAGAAAAATAATTCCCGAATTAACTTTAAAGCAAGAACGGAATCCTGAAATTACGGATTTAAACTTCTCCGAACAAAACATCAAGGATAGTCAGCTTCAGATGCTTTTCGCTATTTGCAATCCTGCTATTGCAAGTGAAGCTCAAATCGGATTGGCACTGCGTATTTTATGCGGTTTCGGTATCGATGAAATTGCGGAAGCATTTTTGTCGAACAAGGAAACGATCAATAAAAGGCTGTTTCGAGCTAAAGAAAAATTACGAATTGAAAAAGTAAAAATGGAGTTTCCGCCGGAAAGTGAAATAGTAGACCGACTCGATAACGTACTGCATATTATTTATCTTCTTTTCAATGAAGGATATTATTCAAAAACGCAAAATCGAATTTTGCGAAACGACTTCTGCCTGGAAGCGCTACGTTTGGGTGTTATGCTTTCCGAGTATGGAAGAACGAATCGACCTAAGACGAATGCATTGCTTGCCTTAATGTGCTTTCACGCGTCTAGATTCGGTGCCAGACAAACCGACGAAAATTCTTTGATTCTTTACGAATTACAAGATGAAGGATTATGGGATAGAGCACTGATCAATCAGGGAATTCATTTTTTAAATATTTCCGTCCAAGGGGACGAGATCAGCTCGTATCATTTGGAGGCGAAAATCGCATATTGGCATTGTATGAAGGAGGATACGAAAGAGAAATGGGAGGATATTCTGCAATTGTATAACCAGCTTCTGATGGTGAATTATTCTCCGAGCGTCGCCTTAAACAGAACATTCGCCTTGTACAAGGCGAATGGAAGAAAAGAAGCTTTAATCGAGGCGGAGAAGTTAAAATTGGAAAATAATCATTTTTATTTCATTCTATTGGGAGAACTTTATAAAAATGTTGATGACCGAAAAGCAAAATTGAATTTTCAAAAAGCCTATTCACTGGCCAAAACTCAGACCGAAAAACAAGGCATTCAGAAAAAAATCAACGATTTCGGATAA
- a CDS encoding DoxX family protein, with translation MANSIHSIQGKGKTVISESEKKEKWIKTAKWIYWTLTLSFTITMLMAAVMLLAGVPYNVEGITRLGYPIYVCKILGIAKLLGGIFILQNKFRTLKEWAYAGYSFNLIGAAASHAFSGDGFGAIVTPIVILSMVLLSYRQWKTGWM, from the coding sequence ATGGCAAATTCTATACATTCGATCCAAGGGAAGGGCAAGACCGTAATTTCGGAATCGGAAAAGAAAGAAAAATGGATAAAAACCGCTAAATGGATCTACTGGACATTGACTCTGTCGTTCACAATAACGATGTTGATGGCCGCCGTTATGCTTCTTGCCGGAGTGCCCTATAATGTGGAAGGTATTACGCGTCTCGGGTATCCGATTTACGTCTGTAAAATTTTAGGAATCGCGAAACTTCTCGGCGGTATCTTCATTTTACAGAATAAGTTTCGGACCCTAAAAGAATGGGCTTACGCCGGTTATTCGTTTAATCTAATAGGAGCAGCTGCATCGCACGCGTTTTCAGGCGATGGCTTTGGAGCGATCGTTACTCCCATCGTCATTCTTTCCATGGTTTTATTATCTTACCGTCAATGGAAGACCGGTTGGATGTAA
- a CDS encoding rhodanese-like domain-containing protein, whose translation MKNSKLFLTIIVLLGAMQVGCGKSDEGREISSWLEQGALVVDVRTPQEFAVEHYPGAINIPINDLHSHLGELGPKQGKILLYCQSGGRSARAKALLKEEGFTEVKDAGGIRNLFSAASKR comes from the coding sequence ATGAAGAACAGTAAACTATTTCTAACTATAATTGTGCTGCTTGGAGCTATGCAAGTAGGCTGCGGAAAGAGTGATGAAGGGCGTGAAATTTCAAGCTGGCTGGAGCAAGGCGCACTCGTTGTCGATGTAAGAACTCCCCAGGAGTTTGCCGTGGAACATTATCCAGGAGCGATCAATATACCCATCAATGATCTACATTCACATTTGGGTGAATTAGGTCCGAAGCAAGGAAAGATTCTCTTATATTGCCAGTCCGGAGGCAGAAGCGCTAGGGCAAAAGCGCTTTTGAAAGAGGAAGGGTTTACGGAAGTGAAAGACGCAGGCGGTATTCGAAATTTATTCTCCGCGGCTTCCAAAAGGTAA
- a CDS encoding iron chaperone — MKTKGQNFKNIDEYIENFPEEVRTLLEDLRSTIVSSAPNAIEKISYQMPAFELNGNLVYFAAYKNHIGFYPTSSGIKSFQSELSQYKTSKGAVQFPLDKPIPLKLVSKIVKYRVKENMVNAKKKKS; from the coding sequence ATGAAGACCAAAGGACAAAACTTTAAGAATATCGACGAGTATATCGAAAATTTTCCCGAAGAGGTTCGGACCCTTCTCGAGGATCTGCGCTCTACCATCGTAAGTTCCGCGCCGAATGCAATCGAAAAAATCAGCTATCAAATGCCCGCTTTCGAACTGAACGGCAACCTAGTCTATTTTGCCGCGTACAAAAACCATATCGGATTTTATCCGACTTCAAGCGGCATAAAATCGTTTCAATCCGAATTGTCCCAATATAAAACTTCCAAAGGAGCGGTCCAATTTCCGTTGGACAAACCGATACCGTTAAAGTTGGTAAGTAAGATCGTGAAATATCGGGTTAAAGAAAATATGGTCAATGCTAAGAAGAAGAAATCTTGA